One window of the Pedobacter ginsengisoli genome contains the following:
- a CDS encoding aldo/keto reductase yields MEKRILGNSGLEVSSLGLGCMGMSFGYGPAIEKSKAIELIRLAFEQGVTFFDTAEVYGPYTNEELLGEALAPFRDEVVIATKFGFKNARTSEGLDSRPETIRAVAEASLKRLRTDRIDLFYQHRVDPAVPIEDVAGTVKDLIAEGKVKYFGLSEAGVTSIRKAHAIQPVAALQSEYSLWWREPEKEMLPLLEELGIGFVPFSPLGKGFLTGKIDENTTFDKTDFRNSVPRFTEENRKVNQALVNLLGSIATKQDATPAQIALAWLLARKPWIVPIPGTTKVHRLKENLGAAQVQLSGSELIEIETILSKIEIQGHRYPEQSQKMIGR; encoded by the coding sequence ATGGAAAAGAGAATATTAGGGAATAGCGGATTGGAAGTATCCTCCTTAGGCCTTGGTTGTATGGGAATGAGCTTTGGGTATGGCCCAGCTATAGAAAAAAGCAAAGCAATAGAACTGATTCGTTTGGCTTTCGAGCAAGGAGTTACATTCTTTGATACTGCAGAAGTTTATGGCCCATATACAAATGAAGAACTTTTAGGGGAAGCCCTTGCACCATTCCGTGATGAGGTAGTGATTGCTACTAAATTTGGCTTCAAAAATGCCAGGACAAGTGAAGGGCTAGACAGTCGTCCGGAAACCATCAGAGCTGTAGCAGAAGCATCATTGAAAAGACTCCGCACTGATCGCATAGATCTGTTTTATCAGCATCGTGTTGATCCGGCTGTGCCCATAGAGGATGTTGCAGGAACCGTAAAGGACTTAATTGCTGAGGGTAAAGTAAAATATTTCGGTCTTTCAGAGGCAGGTGTAACATCCATACGTAAAGCCCATGCCATACAACCCGTAGCAGCCCTGCAAAGCGAATATTCACTTTGGTGGCGCGAACCTGAAAAGGAAATGTTGCCGCTATTGGAAGAGCTTGGAATTGGATTTGTACCATTCAGTCCACTTGGTAAGGGCTTTTTAACAGGTAAGATTGATGAAAACACCACCTTCGATAAAACAGATTTTCGTAATAGCGTTCCCCGCTTTACTGAGGAAAACCGAAAAGTAAATCAGGCATTGGTTAATCTGTTGGGTAGTATAGCTACAAAGCAAGATGCTACACCGGCACAGATAGCATTGGCCTGGTTGCTTGCCCGGAAGCCCTGGATCGTGCCTATTCCCGGGACAACCAAAGTGCACCGGTTGAAAGAAAATCTTGGAGCAGCGCAGGTTCAACTATCAGGGAGTGAACTCATTGAAATTGAAACAATCTTATCCAAAATTGAAATACAGGGACATCGCTATCCTGAGCAGAGTCAGAAAATGATTGGGCGGTAA
- a CDS encoding nuclear transport factor 2 family protein produces the protein MRISIIGLFLLIVSISLSNAQTKTTPTKAEQEILDLSKAKWLWMADKKLDTLDKLFDDRAVFVHMSGGSDKSREMEVIKSGMIWYKKAEIYSASVNIFGNTAILLNDIDLVAVVGGNEVTNAFMVTEVYIKENGKWKMGSLTFSHLRRPVKLTNNK, from the coding sequence ATGAGAATCTCAATTATCGGACTATTTTTATTAATCGTTAGCATATCATTGTCCAATGCGCAAACAAAGACTACTCCTACAAAAGCAGAACAGGAAATTCTTGACCTTTCGAAAGCTAAATGGCTTTGGATGGCTGACAAGAAATTGGATACGCTAGATAAACTATTTGATGACAGAGCTGTTTTTGTTCATATGAGTGGTGGTTCTGACAAAAGCCGTGAGATGGAAGTTATAAAAAGTGGGATGATTTGGTACAAAAAAGCCGAAATCTACTCAGCATCGGTAAATATATTTGGCAACACAGCAATTCTGTTAAATGATATCGACCTGGTGGCAGTAGTAGGTGGAAACGAAGTTACCAATGCTTTTATGGTAACCGAGGTGTATATTAAAGAAAATGGCAAATGGAAAATGGGTTCGTTAACGTTTTCGCATTTGAGAAGGCCGGTTAAATTGACCAATAATAAATAA
- a CDS encoding alpha/beta hydrolase, producing MKKLKYLVLTGVIISALASAVAQQTVRQKPLIIAEQGSFLVGGAKTTQPGSFVLTDALKPAGQTFHADHAYAFYQIPVKARKYPLVFLHGAGQSKKTWETTPDGREGFQNIFLRRGYSVYLLDQPRRGEAGKSAVPATITPTADEQFWFTQFRIGNYPEYFEGVQFPKDSASLEQFYRQMTPNTGSFDGNVIADAVSDLFDKIGGGILVTHSQGGGPGWTTAIKNDKVKAIVAYEPYSGFVFPKGELPEPIASAGLFGELKGVEIPLADFNRLAKVPIVVYYGDNIAKEPTKVWNKDHWRSGLEMARIWAATINKHGGDATVVHLPEIGIKGNTHFPFSDLNNMEIANLLSKWLKEKGLDK from the coding sequence ATGAAGAAATTAAAATACTTAGTATTAACAGGTGTAATAATATCGGCGTTAGCGTCGGCTGTTGCCCAGCAAACCGTGCGACAAAAACCTTTAATAATTGCAGAACAAGGCAGTTTTTTAGTTGGTGGCGCAAAGACTACACAGCCTGGTAGTTTTGTTTTAACTGATGCCCTGAAGCCTGCTGGCCAGACTTTTCACGCTGATCATGCTTATGCTTTTTACCAGATTCCCGTAAAAGCCCGCAAGTATCCACTGGTTTTTCTGCATGGCGCAGGACAATCTAAAAAAACATGGGAAACCACACCCGACGGTAGAGAAGGCTTTCAAAATATATTTTTAAGAAGAGGTTACAGCGTTTATCTGCTTGATCAGCCCAGGCGTGGCGAGGCTGGAAAGAGCGCAGTTCCTGCAACCATTACTCCAACTGCTGACGAACAGTTTTGGTTTACGCAATTCAGGATAGGTAATTACCCTGAATATTTTGAAGGAGTACAGTTTCCAAAAGATTCAGCTTCATTAGAACAATTTTATAGGCAAATGACCCCAAATACTGGCAGCTTTGACGGTAATGTTATTGCTGATGCAGTTTCTGACTTGTTTGATAAAATTGGCGGAGGTATTTTGGTAACACACTCTCAAGGAGGAGGCCCAGGCTGGACTACGGCTATTAAAAATGATAAGGTTAAAGCAATTGTGGCTTACGAACCATATAGTGGCTTTGTTTTTCCTAAAGGAGAGTTACCTGAACCAATAGCATCTGCAGGTCTTTTTGGCGAATTAAAAGGTGTGGAAATACCTTTAGCCGATTTCAACAGACTTGCAAAAGTTCCTATTGTAGTTTACTATGGCGATAATATCGCTAAAGAACCTACCAAAGTTTGGAATAAAGACCATTGGCGTTCGGGACTTGAAATGGCAAGAATCTGGGCGGCTACAATTAACAAACATGGAGGCGATGCAACAGTAGTCCATTTGCCTGAAATAGGAATTAAAGGCAATACCCATTTTCCCTTTTCGGATTTAAATAACATGGAAATAGCCAATCTGCTATCTAAATGGTTAAAGGAAAAAGGATTGGATAAGTAA
- a CDS encoding carboxymuconolactone decarboxylase family protein, translated as MRTIKVFSIILAVVSIGIVGTLSSVTAQQKNAIEKPLSSKQESMIAIAAIAAKGNLPKLKEELHKGLEAGLTINQVKESLIHLYAYAGFPRSIRGLQTFMTVLDERKATGINDEIGLKASLISDERSKYERGKAILEKLTGVQETASKTGYAAFAPEIEVFLKEHLFADIFERDVLTYAERELVTVSVLSSIGGVEPMLRSHLNICLNIGIATNQLQQFIETLKSVIGKKEAKAAHKVLDEVLKSKI; from the coding sequence ATGAGAACAATTAAAGTATTCAGCATCATATTGGCAGTCGTATCAATCGGAATAGTGGGTACATTATCTAGCGTAACTGCGCAACAAAAAAACGCTATCGAAAAACCATTAAGTTCCAAACAAGAAAGTATGATTGCTATTGCGGCAATTGCAGCAAAAGGTAATCTGCCAAAATTAAAGGAGGAGTTGCATAAGGGGCTCGAAGCCGGATTAACCATTAATCAGGTCAAAGAATCACTTATTCACCTTTACGCCTATGCTGGTTTTCCACGTAGCATCAGAGGATTACAAACGTTTATGACCGTTTTGGATGAACGCAAAGCCACAGGTATTAATGATGAAATAGGTTTAAAAGCCTCGCTAATTAGTGATGAACGGAGCAAGTATGAAAGGGGCAAGGCAATATTAGAAAAACTAACCGGCGTGCAGGAAACAGCATCGAAAACAGGATATGCGGCATTTGCACCTGAAATAGAAGTCTTTTTAAAAGAGCATCTTTTCGCTGATATTTTTGAAAGGGATGTATTAACCTATGCTGAAAGAGAATTGGTTACCGTTTCGGTACTGAGCAGTATTGGTGGTGTTGAGCCTATGTTGCGCTCACATCTAAACATTTGTTTAAACATTGGTATAGCTACAAATCAATTACAGCAGTTCATCGAGACTCTCAAATCAGTTATAGGTAAAAAGGAAGCAAAAGCAGCACACAAAGTTTTGGATGAAGTGCTAAAAAGTAAAATTTAA
- a CDS encoding alpha/beta hydrolase yields the protein MMKKLTSIIALAISMGATDTISAQTPQKGRQQNPFTLVYEGAITKNEKGKVNIHPVKYKLNGIDIAANVYTPANYDASKKYPAVAVAHPNGGIKEQTAGLYAQRLAEAGYISIAADAAYQGASGGEPRHTDKPANRIEDIHGMADFITQYAGVDANRLGVLGICGGGGYTLKAVQSDKRFKAVATLSMFNSGEVRRNGFQNSQLSTIQERLKQASDSRQQEAIGGKMIYAGVASITDEEIAKTKTDLYREGFEYYYRSHAHPNSTFLYTMSSLLDLMTWDAATNMDLINQPLLMIAGSKADTKYMTDEAFQKATNAKNKELFLIDGATHIQTYWKPEYVSKAVNKLLEFYKANL from the coding sequence ATGATGAAGAAATTAACATCGATAATCGCATTAGCAATATCAATGGGAGCTACAGATACAATAAGTGCGCAGACTCCACAAAAAGGACGGCAACAAAATCCTTTTACGCTGGTATACGAAGGTGCCATAACCAAGAATGAAAAAGGAAAAGTGAATATTCATCCTGTGAAATATAAACTGAACGGGATTGATATTGCTGCAAATGTTTATACTCCTGCAAATTACGATGCTTCAAAGAAATATCCGGCAGTAGCCGTAGCACATCCTAATGGTGGTATAAAAGAACAGACAGCCGGATTATATGCGCAGCGTTTGGCAGAGGCGGGTTACATATCCATTGCTGCGGATGCAGCGTACCAGGGTGCAAGTGGCGGTGAGCCACGTCATACGGATAAACCTGCAAACCGTATTGAAGATATTCATGGCATGGCCGACTTTATTACCCAATATGCAGGGGTTGATGCAAATCGCTTAGGTGTTTTAGGTATTTGTGGTGGCGGCGGTTATACGTTAAAAGCAGTTCAATCAGACAAGCGGTTTAAGGCTGTTGCTACATTGAGTATGTTTAATTCGGGTGAAGTAAGACGTAATGGTTTTCAGAATTCCCAATTGTCTACCATTCAGGAACGACTAAAACAAGCTTCAGATTCCCGCCAGCAGGAAGCCATAGGTGGTAAAATGATTTATGCTGGTGTGGCAAGCATAACTGACGAAGAAATAGCTAAAACTAAAACCGATCTGTATCGTGAAGGATTCGAGTATTATTATAGATCTCATGCGCATCCAAATTCTACCTTTTTATACACAATGAGCAGTCTGCTGGATTTAATGACTTGGGATGCTGCAACAAATATGGACTTAATCAATCAGCCTTTGTTAATGATAGCAGGAAGCAAAGCTGATACAAAATACATGACAGACGAAGCATTTCAGAAAGCAACCAATGCAAAAAACAAGGAACTTTTTCTGATCGATGGAGCTACACATATACAGACCTATTGGAAACCAGAATATGTATCTAAAGCAGTAAATAAATTGCTTGAATTTTATAAAGCAAATCTTTAA
- a CDS encoding cupin domain-containing protein: MNFKNIAILLLIGVVSFSCTQKNETKQTSELQNSTVFAKGKKITNDNFTGTVWLENLIQADTLNQNSVGSVTFEAGARSKWHTHPAGQILLAIDGIGYYQEKGQPKKILRKGDAIKCPANIPHWHGASSDTKFIQVAITGREKGETVWLDAVADSVYQKKP, translated from the coding sequence ATGAACTTTAAAAATATAGCTATACTACTGCTCATTGGGGTAGTTTCATTTTCTTGTACTCAGAAAAATGAAACGAAACAAACATCTGAATTGCAAAATTCAACTGTTTTTGCAAAAGGGAAAAAGATAACCAATGATAATTTTACCGGAACCGTATGGCTTGAAAACTTAATTCAGGCTGATACCCTGAACCAGAATTCTGTTGGTAGCGTAACTTTTGAGGCAGGAGCCCGAAGCAAATGGCATACCCATCCGGCCGGACAAATATTATTGGCCATAGATGGCATTGGTTATTATCAGGAAAAAGGACAACCCAAAAAAATCCTTCGCAAAGGTGATGCAATAAAATGTCCCGCAAATATCCCTCACTGGCATGGCGCAAGTTCAGATACCAAATTTATTCAAGTAGCAATAACCGGAAGGGAAAAAGGCGAAACAGTATGGTTAGATGCTGTAGCCGATAGTGTGTATCAAAAAAAGCCTTAG
- a CDS encoding LacI family DNA-binding transcriptional regulator, with protein sequence MRKINFGVLTIKDIAKALNVSVSSVSKALKDSHEISEKTRKLIQDYAKKHNFQPNPMAQSLRHGNSRSIGIVVPEIDNPFFSQVINGIESIANKKQYNISISQTHESYEVEKRNIQHLTTRAITGLLISLSAETKNIDHIKALHVQGLPIVFFDRVNEEINTHKVVVNNFQGAYDGTTELIKSGYKRIAHITSSRNSFVTSERLKGYRAALKENNIKPQAAYVKYCAHSGREPDEIGTAIDELLKTDNKPDAIFTASDRITTTTLSMLNKRGISIPNEMALLGFTNTQFASDLNPSLSTVFQPGFEMGERAMEMLIGIIESKRPIEEFQTTELPAIVIGRNSSLPIISLP encoded by the coding sequence ATGCGAAAAATAAATTTTGGGGTTCTTACTATTAAAGATATTGCCAAAGCATTAAATGTCTCCGTATCATCAGTATCCAAAGCCCTTAAGGATAGTCATGAGATTAGTGAGAAAACAAGGAAACTAATTCAGGATTACGCTAAAAAGCATAACTTTCAACCAAATCCGATGGCCCAAAGCCTAAGGCATGGCAATAGCAGATCTATTGGGATTGTGGTGCCGGAAATTGACAATCCTTTCTTCTCTCAGGTCATTAATGGAATTGAGTCTATTGCAAATAAGAAACAGTATAATATCAGCATTTCACAAACACATGAGTCATACGAGGTTGAAAAAAGGAATATTCAACATTTAACAACACGTGCAATTACAGGTCTTCTGATTTCCTTATCGGCCGAGACTAAAAACATAGATCATATAAAGGCACTGCACGTTCAGGGATTGCCGATTGTTTTTTTTGACCGCGTAAATGAAGAAATTAATACACATAAAGTAGTGGTTAACAATTTTCAGGGAGCTTATGATGGCACCACTGAACTTATTAAATCAGGCTATAAAAGAATTGCACATATTACCAGTTCACGAAATTCTTTTGTTACCTCTGAAAGGCTTAAAGGCTACAGGGCGGCACTAAAGGAAAACAATATTAAGCCGCAGGCAGCTTATGTTAAATATTGTGCACATAGTGGCAGGGAGCCGGATGAAATAGGGACTGCAATAGATGAATTGCTAAAAACAGACAACAAGCCGGACGCAATATTTACCGCATCAGACAGGATAACCACCACAACACTGTCTATGCTTAATAAAAGGGGAATTTCTATCCCTAATGAAATGGCATTGCTTGGCTTTACAAATACTCAGTTTGCCAGTGATCTTAATCCTTCATTGAGCACTGTTTTTCAACCTGGTTTTGAGATGGGCGAACGGGCCATGGAAATGCTAATTGGCATTATTGAGAGTAAGCGTCCGATAGAAGAATTTCAGACTACAGAGTTACCCGCAATTGTAATTGGCCGGAATTCATCTTTACCAATCATTAGTTTACCGTAA
- a CDS encoding sialate O-acetylesterase codes for MKKYLLFLTFSFLAFALHANIRLPNILGSNMVLQQKSTTKLWGWGSPGEKVKITTSWDNKTIEALTDGNARWLISISTPQAGGPYNIVLEGENKITLENIFIGEVWVCSGQSNMEWSYNNGLASVKDEFSQLSKLNIKLFKVAKTTSTTPQDNTEGSWVACDSNTLKSFSAVGYYFGKELNKDLNVPIGLISSNWGGTPAEVWTPENLVEGNAVLKEAAAKKTPAPWWPVASGYAYNAMIAPLVNYNIAGAIWYQGESNTGTASSYTQLMNTMIGAWRKAWDNNFPFYYVQIAPYKYDTYNIAALLREAQTKNLATEKTGMVVVSDLVTDTLNIHPTNKKDVGLRLANLALAETYGLKKDSYNSPLYKSFNASGNNAVIDFDYAEETGLMLKGDKPKEIFIAGADKVFYPATVKIKGNKIFVSSKQVKAPAAVRYQFSNTGLGNLFSKGGLPVAPFRTDDWELDTSKIK; via the coding sequence ATGAAAAAATATCTGTTATTCCTTACCTTTTCTTTTCTCGCTTTTGCGCTACATGCCAATATCCGTTTGCCAAATATATTGGGTAGCAATATGGTATTACAACAGAAATCGACCACCAAGCTATGGGGCTGGGGATCGCCCGGCGAAAAGGTAAAGATTACTACTTCATGGGATAACAAAACTATAGAGGCCTTAACTGATGGAAATGCAAGATGGCTAATAAGCATCTCAACACCACAAGCTGGTGGCCCTTACAACATTGTTCTTGAAGGTGAAAACAAAATTACTCTCGAAAATATATTTATTGGTGAGGTTTGGGTATGCAGCGGGCAATCGAATATGGAGTGGAGCTACAACAACGGGCTTGCCAGTGTTAAAGATGAATTTTCGCAACTCAGCAAGCTAAATATCAAGTTATTCAAAGTAGCTAAAACAACTTCAACAACACCACAGGATAATACCGAGGGTAGCTGGGTGGCTTGCGATAGCAACACTTTAAAATCATTTAGTGCTGTGGGTTATTATTTTGGGAAAGAGCTGAATAAGGATTTGAATGTGCCGATAGGACTAATAAGCAGTAATTGGGGTGGTACACCGGCCGAGGTTTGGACACCCGAAAATTTAGTTGAAGGTAATGCAGTTTTAAAAGAAGCCGCAGCAAAAAAAACACCTGCTCCATGGTGGCCTGTTGCTTCGGGTTATGCTTATAATGCTATGATTGCTCCGCTTGTTAATTATAACATAGCAGGTGCAATCTGGTACCAGGGCGAAAGTAATACCGGAACCGCATCGAGCTACACTCAATTAATGAATACAATGATAGGTGCCTGGCGCAAGGCATGGGATAATAATTTCCCATTTTATTATGTGCAAATAGCCCCATATAAGTACGATACTTACAATATTGCTGCCTTATTAAGAGAGGCCCAAACTAAAAACCTTGCCACAGAAAAAACCGGAATGGTGGTAGTTTCTGATTTAGTTACCGATACACTGAACATCCACCCAACCAATAAGAAGGATGTAGGCCTGCGTTTAGCCAATTTGGCTTTGGCCGAAACTTACGGATTAAAAAAAGACTCGTATAATAGTCCGCTTTATAAATCTTTCAATGCCAGCGGGAACAACGCTGTGATTGATTTTGATTATGCAGAAGAAACTGGATTAATGCTAAAAGGAGACAAACCTAAAGAAATTTTTATAGCAGGAGCGGATAAAGTATTTTATCCTGCAACGGTTAAAATTAAGGGCAATAAAATCTTTGTTTCTAGTAAGCAGGTAAAGGCACCGGCTGCTGTACGCTACCAGTTTAGCAATACAGGGTTAGGTAATCTTTTTAGTAAAGGAGGCTTACCTGTTGCTCCATTTAGAACCGATGATTGGGAACTTGATACCAGTAAAATCAAATAG
- a CDS encoding endonuclease/exonuclease/phosphatase family protein codes for MKKYLKHLAVILALSNCAMIATASTAIKKADSLKVMTYNIHHANPPAQAGVIDLQAIADVIKSQSPDLVALQELDVLTPRSGNVDQVKKLAELTGMYSYFSKGIDYDGGEYGVAILSKFKINKTERFPLPFKEGLQAEQRSLAIVNVTLPNGSKLDFACTHLDLKDEHRLLQVAEINKVLGNRKNEVILAGDLNLTASNPAMAILEKHFTRSCEQNCAPTIPDVNPDKEIDFILLKKKSKLKVASHKVINDIHASDHLPLVVTYTK; via the coding sequence ATGAAAAAATACCTAAAACATCTGGCTGTAATTCTAGCCCTAAGTAACTGCGCCATGATTGCGACTGCAAGTACCGCAATCAAAAAAGCAGACTCTTTAAAAGTAATGACCTACAACATTCATCATGCAAACCCTCCGGCTCAGGCGGGCGTGATAGATCTTCAGGCCATAGCCGATGTAATTAAAAGTCAGTCGCCTGATCTGGTAGCTTTGCAGGAACTTGATGTATTAACCCCGCGCAGCGGCAATGTTGATCAGGTGAAAAAACTGGCAGAATTAACGGGAATGTATAGTTACTTTTCAAAAGGAATAGATTATGATGGAGGCGAATACGGTGTTGCCATACTATCTAAATTTAAAATCAACAAAACTGAGCGTTTTCCTCTTCCTTTTAAAGAAGGGCTGCAAGCAGAACAACGCTCATTGGCAATAGTAAATGTTACTTTGCCTAATGGAAGCAAACTTGATTTTGCCTGCACCCATCTTGACCTTAAAGATGAGCATCGCCTATTGCAAGTGGCCGAAATAAACAAAGTATTGGGGAACAGAAAAAATGAGGTTATTTTGGCTGGCGACCTTAACCTTACAGCTTCAAACCCTGCAATGGCCATACTGGAGAAGCATTTTACCCGCAGCTGTGAGCAAAACTGCGCACCAACAATTCCGGATGTAAATCCGGATAAGGAGATTGATTTTATCCTTCTAAAAAAGAAAAGTAAACTTAAGGTAGCATCTCATAAGGTTATAAATGATATTCATGCCTCAGATCATCTTCCGTTGGTAGTTACCTATACCAAATAA
- a CDS encoding RagB/SusD family nutrient uptake outer membrane protein, with translation MKNIKISIIAVCILLTACKKDFLDRQPLAQISPDAFFRTESDLKLYTNSFYTAIPSAEGIYNEAVDNVVKSDLGELITGNRTVPVSGGGWTWTELRKINYFLENYDNIMPAEAGKKYAAIARFFRAYFYFDKVSRFGDVPWYSKTIAFEDEETLKKARTPRTQVMDSVLADLDFAIANADEGKNVERVTKWTALALKSRICLFEGTFRKYHTEFKLPDAERFLRESVSASDKLMSTGPYSIYKSTPEKSYLDLFASKAAIDQEIILTRRFSTALQVWHNLNYYTITASYGRPGLNKSLVNTYLMKDGSRFTDKPDFNKIQFFEEVQNRDPRLSQTIRTPGYTRIGNTKILVPEFTASTTGYQVIKYVTSEANDSFNKSDNDMPIFRMAEVLLNYAEAKAELGEAAQPDIDRSIKLLRDRVAMPNLNIVTANANPDAYLASQYQNVNGGNKGLILEIRRERRIELVMESLRWNDLMRWKEGHLNAQPYVGMYFPGLGKYDLDKNGTTDVEIYTGTKPTGSGIQFLKLGSEIILENNTNGGNVLVNPSTPKTFREDRDYLFPIPIQELQLNENLTQNPNWE, from the coding sequence ATGAAAAATATAAAAATATCAATAATTGCTGTTTGTATACTATTAACGGCATGTAAAAAGGATTTTCTTGACAGGCAGCCTTTGGCTCAAATCTCGCCTGATGCCTTTTTCAGAACAGAAAGCGACCTAAAACTTTATACCAACTCTTTTTACACTGCTATCCCATCTGCAGAGGGTATTTATAATGAGGCGGTAGACAATGTTGTAAAATCTGATCTTGGTGAGCTGATCACCGGAAACCGTACCGTGCCTGTTTCGGGAGGTGGCTGGACATGGACTGAACTTAGAAAAATCAACTATTTCCTGGAAAACTATGATAATATTATGCCAGCCGAAGCCGGCAAAAAATATGCAGCTATTGCAAGGTTTTTTAGGGCATACTTTTATTTCGACAAGGTTTCCAGGTTTGGTGATGTGCCCTGGTACTCAAAAACCATTGCCTTTGAAGACGAAGAAACCTTAAAAAAAGCAAGAACACCAAGAACTCAGGTTATGGATTCGGTACTTGCCGATCTGGATTTTGCTATTGCCAATGCCGATGAAGGCAAAAATGTTGAAAGGGTAACAAAATGGACTGCTTTGGCATTAAAATCAAGAATATGCCTTTTTGAAGGAACATTCAGAAAATACCATACAGAATTTAAGCTTCCTGATGCAGAACGTTTCCTGCGCGAGTCTGTTTCAGCATCAGATAAATTAATGTCAACCGGCCCGTATAGCATATACAAATCAACCCCAGAAAAATCTTATCTGGATCTGTTTGCATCAAAGGCAGCTATAGACCAGGAGATAATTTTAACCAGACGTTTTAGCACTGCGCTACAGGTTTGGCATAACTTAAATTATTATACCATTACCGCATCATATGGCAGACCAGGTTTAAACAAAAGTCTTGTAAATACCTATTTAATGAAAGACGGAAGCAGATTTACTGATAAGCCTGATTTTAACAAGATCCAGTTCTTTGAAGAGGTACAAAATCGTGATCCACGGTTGTCGCAAACCATCCGTACACCGGGATATACCCGTATAGGAAATACCAAAATTTTAGTACCCGAATTTACTGCGTCAACCACAGGTTATCAGGTTATTAAATATGTAACAAGCGAGGCAAACGACTCGTTCAATAAATCTGATAATGATATGCCAATCTTTAGAATGGCCGAAGTGCTGTTAAATTATGCTGAAGCAAAAGCTGAACTTGGCGAAGCTGCCCAACCAGATATAGATCGTTCAATTAAGCTGTTACGTGACAGGGTTGCAATGCCGAATTTAAATATTGTTACAGCAAATGCTAATCCTGATGCTTATCTTGCTTCGCAATACCAAAACGTAAATGGAGGGAACAAAGGTTTGATCCTGGAAATTAGACGTGAGCGCAGAATTGAGCTGGTAATGGAAAGCTTACGATGGAATGATTTGATGAGATGGAAAGAAGGTCACTTAAATGCACAACCATACGTGGGTATGTATTTTCCGGGGCTTGGCAAATATGATCTGGACAAAAACGGAACCACAGATGTGGAGATTTATACCGGTACCAAACCTACAGGATCAGGGATACAGTTCTTAAAATTAGGAAGCGAGATTATCCTTGAAAACAACACCAATGGAGGCAATGTATTGGTAAATCCGAGCACTCCCAAAACCTTTCGCGAGGACAGAGATTATTTATTTCCAATTCCGATACAAGAGCTTCAGCTAAATGAAAACCTCACACAAAATCCTAATTGGGAATAA